A genomic stretch from Streptomyces sp. QL37 includes:
- a CDS encoding serine/threonine-protein kinase: MQPLEAGEPHTIGAYRLLGRLGAGGMGRVYLGRSAGGRTVAVKVVHPHFALDEQFRARFRREVDAARRLGARWTAPVLDADPDAAVPWVATGYVAGPPLSDAVTRHGPLPEYAVRALGAGLGEALDAVHAHGLIHRDVKPSNVLLALDGPRLIDFGIARALGATVSLTSTGVSVGSPGYMAPEQIRGLDISGAADVFSLGAVLAYAATGTAPFPGDSSAVLLYKVVHEEPELGDLEGELRELVAGCLAKDPADRPAPAELARRLAPGGAAALVAPGWLPGPLVREVSTSAVALLDLEPQDAPVRSGPVPFSNASLGSAAPGFFGPPLPPPPAEPPATADTPGERGPGARIAVTMDTGAQPGPRRGRRVSCTVALAVAGALAVMTVGVAMMGDLFTTGGSNDHGNDAAEPPASGQSEKPTDAASRTPSASARVSALPEAFTGTWKGSVTERSGLPHGTVTVVFTEGAEGEDVVRLTHRLDVLGTSVVCKGIGALVSGTAKELKIRERTDPENADSSLCTGGDADLVFTLTQGGTLRYQSHEEAAGNPKGTLSRSGG, translated from the coding sequence ATGCAGCCGCTGGAAGCCGGCGAACCGCACACCATCGGCGCCTACCGGCTGCTGGGCAGGCTCGGCGCCGGCGGGATGGGCCGGGTCTATCTGGGGCGCAGCGCGGGCGGACGTACCGTCGCGGTCAAGGTCGTGCACCCCCACTTCGCGCTCGACGAGCAGTTCCGCGCGCGCTTCCGCCGTGAGGTGGACGCGGCGCGGCGGCTGGGCGCGCGGTGGACCGCCCCGGTCCTCGACGCCGACCCCGACGCGGCCGTCCCGTGGGTGGCGACCGGTTATGTGGCCGGGCCGCCGCTCTCCGACGCGGTCACCCGCCACGGCCCGCTGCCGGAGTACGCGGTACGGGCCCTGGGGGCCGGGCTCGGCGAGGCGCTCGACGCCGTACACGCGCACGGCCTGATCCACCGTGACGTGAAGCCGTCCAACGTCCTGCTCGCGCTCGACGGGCCCCGGCTGATCGACTTCGGTATCGCCCGGGCTCTCGGCGCCACGGTCTCCCTGACCTCCACGGGCGTCTCCGTCGGCTCGCCGGGCTACATGGCGCCCGAGCAGATCCGCGGCCTGGACATCTCCGGCGCGGCCGACGTCTTCTCGCTCGGTGCGGTCCTCGCCTACGCGGCCACCGGCACAGCGCCCTTCCCGGGCGACTCCTCCGCCGTACTCCTCTACAAGGTGGTGCACGAGGAACCCGAACTCGGTGACCTGGAGGGCGAACTGCGGGAGCTGGTCGCCGGGTGCCTCGCCAAGGACCCCGCCGACCGGCCCGCCCCGGCCGAACTCGCCCGCAGGCTCGCGCCCGGCGGGGCCGCCGCACTGGTGGCACCGGGCTGGCTGCCGGGCCCGCTGGTGCGGGAGGTCAGCACCTCGGCGGTGGCCCTGCTGGACCTGGAGCCGCAGGACGCCCCGGTGCGGTCCGGGCCGGTGCCGTTCAGCAACGCCTCACTGGGGAGCGCGGCGCCGGGCTTCTTCGGCCCGCCGCTGCCGCCCCCGCCCGCCGAGCCGCCGGCCACCGCCGACACGCCGGGGGAGCGGGGGCCCGGCGCCCGGATCGCCGTCACCATGGACACCGGTGCGCAGCCGGGCCCGCGGCGGGGGCGCCGGGTGAGCTGCACCGTCGCGCTGGCCGTCGCCGGGGCGCTCGCCGTGATGACGGTGGGGGTCGCGATGATGGGGGACCTGTTCACGACCGGCGGGAGCAACGACCACGGCAACGACGCGGCGGAGCCCCCGGCTTCCGGCCAGTCGGAGAAGCCGACGGACGCCGCGTCCAGGACCCCCTCGGCCTCGGCGCGGGTGAGCGCGCTGCCCGAGGCGTTCACCGGCACGTGGAAGGGCTCCGTCACCGAACGCAGCGGGCTGCCGCACGGCACGGTCACCGTCGTGTTCACCGAGGGGGCCGAGGGCGAGGACGTGGTCCGGCTGACCCACCGGCTCGACGTGCTCGGCACGAGCGTCGTCTGCAAGGGCATCGGCGCACTCGTCTCCGGCACGGCGAAGGAGCTGAAGATCCGGGAGCGGACCGACCCGGAGAACGCCGACAGCTCGCTGTGCACCGGCGGCGACGCCGACCTGGTCTTCACGCTCACCCAGGGCGGCACCCTCCGCTACCAGTCCCACGAGGAGGCCGCGGGCAACCCGAAGGGCACCCTCAGCCGGTCCGGCGGCTGA
- the mqnC gene encoding cyclic dehypoxanthinyl futalosine synthase, which produces MTEKADLQPILDRAAEGGRITPEEALDLYRSAPLHALGSAADAVRRRRYAGTEHIATYIIERNINYTNVCVTACKFCAFYAPPKDTAKGWSRDLDDILRRCAETVELGGTQIMFQGGHHPDYGVEYYEEHFSAIKKAFPQLVIHSLGASEIEHMARISGVSAKEAIERIHAAGLDSFAGAGAELLPARPRTAIAPLKESGERWLEIMEIAHGLGVESTSTMLMGTGETNAERIEHLRMIRDVQDRTGGFRAFIPYTYQPENNKLKGQTQATLFEYLRMIAIARLFLDNVAHIQGSWLTTGKEVGQLSLHYGADDLGSIMLEENVVSSAGARHRSNRLEIIDLIRKAGRVPAQRATTYEHLVVHDDPANDPVDERVVSHISSTAIAGGTAHPELKLLNAN; this is translated from the coding sequence GTGACCGAGAAGGCCGACCTCCAGCCCATCCTCGACCGAGCCGCCGAAGGCGGCCGGATCACTCCGGAAGAGGCCCTCGACCTGTACCGGTCGGCACCGCTGCACGCCCTGGGTTCCGCCGCCGACGCCGTGCGCCGTCGCCGCTACGCCGGCACGGAGCACATCGCGACGTACATCATCGAGCGCAACATCAACTACACCAACGTGTGCGTCACGGCCTGCAAGTTCTGCGCCTTCTACGCGCCGCCCAAGGACACCGCCAAGGGCTGGTCCCGCGACCTCGACGACATCCTGCGCCGCTGCGCGGAGACCGTCGAGCTCGGCGGCACCCAGATCATGTTCCAGGGCGGGCACCACCCGGACTACGGCGTCGAGTACTACGAGGAGCACTTCTCCGCGATCAAGAAGGCGTTCCCGCAGCTGGTCATCCACTCGCTGGGTGCCTCCGAGATCGAGCACATGGCGCGCATCTCGGGCGTCTCCGCCAAGGAGGCCATCGAGCGCATCCACGCCGCCGGTCTCGACTCCTTCGCCGGCGCCGGCGCCGAACTCCTGCCCGCGCGGCCGCGTACGGCGATCGCCCCGCTCAAGGAGTCCGGCGAGCGCTGGCTGGAGATCATGGAGATCGCCCACGGTCTCGGCGTCGAGTCCACCTCCACCATGCTGATGGGCACCGGCGAGACCAACGCCGAGCGCATCGAGCACCTGCGGATGATCCGCGACGTCCAGGACCGCACGGGCGGCTTCCGCGCCTTCATCCCGTACACCTACCAGCCGGAGAACAACAAGCTGAAGGGGCAGACGCAGGCCACGCTCTTCGAGTACCTGCGGATGATCGCCATCGCCCGGCTCTTCCTCGACAACGTCGCCCACATCCAGGGCTCCTGGCTGACCACGGGCAAGGAGGTCGGCCAGCTCTCCCTGCACTACGGCGCGGACGACCTCGGCTCGATCATGCTGGAGGAGAACGTCGTCTCGTCGGCCGGTGCCAGGCACCGTTCGAACCGGCTGGAGATCATCGACCTGATCCGCAAGGCGGGCCGGGTCCCCGCCCAGCGCGCCACGACCTACGAGCACCTGGTCGTCCACGACGACCCGGCGAACGACCCGGTCGACGAGCGAGTCGTCTCGCACATCTCGTCCACGGCGATCGCGGGCGGCACGGCCCACCCCGAGCTCAAGCTCCTGAACGCCAACTGA
- a CDS encoding DUF3152 domain-containing protein, translating to MHSDDTHRIRSAAGSRRGAGAPAPGSRPSRTQARKRSAALRKRTRRRRAVLAAAVVAVAAAATFLYVDPPWQDDGAAVAADRTTSPPATTAPEASASPKALVSPEASKSPPPPSPSAEESVDPDSVPKSGPGTFTVAGEGVSSGGGGSRYRVEVEDGIGVDPDSAAEDVAEILADPRGWSKGGTRTFTQVDDDSAGLVIKIGTARTTDRLCGQYGLNTGGEVNCRGGKNVMVNLDRWQLGSPTFDGPATEYRALIINHEVGHWLGHGHETCPGPGEPAPAMMQQIKGLKGCTSNAWPYDGNGRYLGGPSVP from the coding sequence ATGCACAGTGACGACACACATCGAATACGGAGCGCCGCCGGCTCGCGGCGGGGGGCCGGGGCTCCCGCTCCCGGATCCAGGCCCTCGCGCACACAGGCCCGGAAGCGCTCCGCGGCACTCCGAAAACGGACGCGGAGACGGCGCGCGGTCCTGGCCGCGGCGGTGGTCGCGGTGGCCGCGGCCGCGACGTTCCTCTACGTCGATCCGCCGTGGCAGGACGACGGCGCCGCGGTGGCGGCCGACCGGACCACCTCACCGCCGGCCACGACCGCCCCGGAGGCCTCGGCCTCGCCGAAGGCCCTGGTGAGCCCCGAGGCGTCGAAGTCTCCCCCGCCGCCCTCGCCGAGCGCCGAGGAGTCGGTCGATCCGGACTCCGTGCCGAAGTCGGGCCCCGGCACCTTCACCGTGGCCGGAGAGGGCGTCTCCTCCGGTGGCGGCGGCAGCCGCTATCGCGTGGAGGTGGAGGACGGCATCGGCGTGGACCCGGACAGCGCCGCCGAGGACGTGGCGGAGATACTCGCCGACCCACGGGGCTGGAGCAAGGGCGGGACCCGCACCTTCACCCAGGTCGACGACGATTCGGCCGGACTGGTGATCAAGATCGGGACGGCGAGGACCACCGACCGGCTCTGCGGGCAGTACGGGCTGAACACCGGCGGCGAGGTGAACTGCCGCGGCGGGAAGAACGTCATGGTCAACCTGGACCGGTGGCAGCTGGGTTCACCGACCTTCGACGGTCCGGCGACCGAGTACCGCGCCCTGATCATCAATCACGAGGTGGGCCACTGGCTCGGACACGGTCACGAGACCTGCCCCGGCCCCGGCGAGCCGGCCCCCGCGATGATGCAGCAGATCAAGGGGCTCAAGGGCTGCACGTCCAACGCCTGGCCGTACGACGGGAACGGCCGCTACCTGGGCGGCCCGTCCGTGCCGTAG
- a CDS encoding demethylmenaquinone methyltransferase: MTRASLDKQPHEVASMFDDVAANYDLTNDVLSLGQARLWRKEVARAVDARPAQKILDLAAGTATSSQPFAQAGAYVVPCDFSIGMLRVGKARHPWMPFTAGDGTKLPFKDETFDAVTISFGLRNIQDTGAALSELYRVTKRGGRVVICEFSQPTWTPFRTVYTEYLMRALPPVARAVSSNPDAYVYLAESIRAWPDQAGLATLLQKAGWSDVAWRNLTGGVVALHRGVRA; this comes from the coding sequence GTGACCCGAGCATCCCTGGACAAGCAGCCGCACGAAGTCGCCTCGATGTTCGACGACGTGGCGGCGAACTACGACCTCACCAACGACGTGCTGTCGCTCGGACAGGCGCGGCTCTGGCGCAAGGAGGTCGCCCGGGCCGTCGACGCCCGGCCCGCCCAGAAGATCCTCGACCTGGCGGCCGGCACGGCCACCTCCTCGCAGCCGTTCGCCCAGGCCGGCGCCTATGTGGTGCCCTGCGACTTCTCGATCGGGATGCTCCGGGTCGGCAAGGCACGCCATCCGTGGATGCCGTTCACCGCGGGCGACGGCACGAAGCTCCCGTTCAAGGACGAGACCTTCGACGCCGTCACGATCTCCTTCGGACTGCGCAACATCCAGGACACCGGCGCCGCGCTGAGCGAGCTGTACCGGGTCACGAAGCGGGGCGGCCGGGTCGTGATCTGCGAGTTCTCCCAGCCGACCTGGACGCCCTTCCGGACCGTCTACACCGAGTACCTGATGCGCGCGCTGCCGCCGGTGGCGCGCGCGGTGTCGTCCAACCCGGACGCCTACGTCTACCTCGCCGAGTCGATCCGCGCCTGGCCCGACCAGGCCGGCCTCGCGACGCTGCTCCAGAAGGCCGGCTGGTCGGACGTGGCCTGGCGCAATCTCACCGGTGGAGTGGTGGCACTCCACCGGGGCGTACGCGCCTGA
- a CDS encoding GNAT family N-acetyltransferase: MPHVPESTPSVHLRVPTDEDAMAWHRVFNDPEVMEFHGGRSAEYSVYEELTARQRRHDAELGHCLWTVLDDAGEVLGFTGAQPWPHESFGPVGEIEMGWRLGRAAWGRGYATAAARATLERIRALGVREVVAMINTRNARSVAVAVRLGMRQAETYTSPVSKQEAYCFRLEL; the protein is encoded by the coding sequence ATGCCGCACGTGCCTGAGTCGACTCCGTCCGTCCACCTGCGTGTCCCCACCGACGAGGACGCCATGGCCTGGCACCGGGTGTTCAACGATCCGGAGGTGATGGAGTTCCACGGCGGCCGTTCGGCGGAGTACTCCGTGTACGAGGAGTTGACCGCCCGCCAGCGCCGCCACGACGCGGAGCTCGGCCACTGTCTCTGGACGGTGCTGGACGACGCCGGTGAGGTGCTCGGCTTCACGGGCGCCCAGCCGTGGCCGCACGAGTCCTTCGGACCGGTGGGCGAGATCGAGATGGGCTGGCGGCTGGGCCGGGCGGCCTGGGGGCGCGGCTACGCGACCGCCGCCGCGCGCGCCACGCTGGAGCGGATAAGGGCGCTCGGGGTGCGGGAGGTCGTCGCGATGATCAACACACGGAACGCCCGCTCGGTGGCGGTGGCCGTACGCCTCGGCATGCGGCAGGCCGAGACGTACACCTCCCCGGTGTCGAAGCAGGAGGCTTACTGCTTCCGGCTGGAGCTCTGA
- a CDS encoding geranylgeranyl reductase family protein, with protein sequence MTEPLSEHSADVIVVGAGPAGSTTAYHLARSGLDVLLLEKTAFPREKVCGDGLTPRATKQLVSMGIDISEEAGWLRNKGLRIIGGGVRLQLDWPDLASYPDYGLVRKRDDFDEQLARQAQKAGARLYERCNVGEPVKDERTGRITGVHAKLGEEKTPVTFHAPLVVAADGNSTRLSLHMGLHRREDRPMGVAVRTYFTSPRHDDDYLESWLELWDRRGAEDRLLPGYGWIFGMGDGTSNVGLGILNSSSAFKELDWREVLKAWCASMPEDWGYTPENMTTPIRGAALPMAFNRQPHYTKGLLLVGDAGGLVNPFNGEGIAYAMESGQIAADVIVQAHARATPAQRELALHNYPKILKDTYGGYYTLGRAFVKMIGNPKVMKIATQRGLTHPVLMKFTLKMLANLTDPTGGDAMDRIINGLSKVAPKA encoded by the coding sequence GTGACCGAGCCCCTCTCCGAGCACAGCGCGGACGTGATCGTCGTCGGAGCGGGCCCAGCCGGCTCCACGACCGCGTACCACCTCGCCAGGTCCGGACTCGACGTCCTCCTCCTGGAGAAGACGGCCTTCCCCCGGGAGAAGGTCTGTGGCGACGGGCTCACCCCTCGCGCCACCAAGCAGCTCGTCTCCATGGGCATCGACATCTCCGAAGAGGCCGGCTGGCTCCGCAACAAGGGCCTGCGCATCATCGGCGGAGGCGTCCGCCTCCAGCTGGACTGGCCGGACCTCGCCTCGTACCCGGACTACGGCCTGGTCCGCAAGCGTGACGACTTCGACGAGCAGCTCGCCCGCCAGGCCCAGAAGGCGGGTGCCCGGCTTTACGAGCGCTGCAACGTCGGCGAGCCGGTCAAGGACGAGCGCACCGGGCGCATCACCGGCGTCCACGCCAAGCTCGGCGAGGAGAAGACCCCGGTCACCTTCCACGCCCCGCTCGTCGTCGCCGCCGACGGCAACTCCACCCGGCTCTCCCTCCACATGGGCCTGCACCGCCGCGAGGACCGCCCGATGGGCGTCGCGGTGCGTACGTACTTCACCTCGCCCCGCCACGACGACGACTACCTGGAGTCCTGGCTGGAGCTGTGGGACCGCCGGGGCGCCGAGGACCGTCTGCTGCCCGGCTACGGCTGGATCTTCGGCATGGGCGACGGCACGTCCAACGTCGGCCTCGGCATCCTCAACTCCTCCTCCGCCTTCAAGGAGCTCGACTGGCGCGAGGTGCTCAAGGCCTGGTGCGCCTCCATGCCGGAGGACTGGGGCTACACCCCCGAGAACATGACGACGCCGATCCGCGGCGCCGCGCTCCCGATGGCCTTCAACCGTCAGCCGCACTACACCAAGGGCCTGCTGCTCGTCGGTGACGCGGGTGGGCTCGTCAACCCGTTCAACGGCGAAGGCATCGCGTACGCCATGGAGTCGGGCCAGATCGCCGCGGACGTCATCGTCCAGGCGCACGCCCGGGCCACCCCGGCCCAGCGGGAACTGGCCCTGCACAACTACCCGAAGATCCTCAAGGACACCTACGGCGGCTACTACACGCTGGGCCGCGCCTTCGTGAAGATGATCGGGAACCCCAAGGTCATGAAGATCGCGACGCAGCGCGGTCTGACCCACCCCGTCCTGATGAAGTTCACGCTGAAGATGCTGGCCAACCTCACCGACCCGACGGGCGGCGACGCCATGGACCGCATCATCAACGGCCTCTCGAAGGTCGCCCCGAAGGCCTGA
- a CDS encoding serine/threonine-protein kinase, with product MASVPLTTGDPEWVGPYRLLARLGQGGMGRVYLGRSSGGHAVAVKVVREALLRDEASRRRFVREVEAAQRVTGFFTAGVVDADPAGNPAWLATEYVPGLSLQEAVALHGAWGEPAVRGLGAALAEALAAVHAEDLVHRDLKPSNVLLAPDGPRVIDFGISAAADDTALTETGMVIGTPGFIPPEQLRNERSGPAGDVFALGAVLAYAATGAGPFGGGAAHAVNYRVVHQDPDLRGLPPALAEVVARCLAKDPGRRPAVSWLLDALGHPEHAAGEGSVTTDGWLPGPVADSAARLQAEVPTEPVPRAGDGTPDLPDTTTRPPRRRLRTALAAAAVLAVLVTGAVVWQVAAGDEQDDSPPAAPENIEELWSRPLDEGQRMITEAEGAVYLANKDRHEIAALSAADGSELWARRVAISDVSGESDYVRDTVGTDIEIEAISGGLLYYGSGQHLYALDADDGDPLWKYMDDSFHPYPVVVGDAVYAHMNAFFYVLDPRTGKKLWTHGFDGLTSDDFTVAGDTFLTHGEKSVIAVDTRTRKETWTYEADSEVETGLVVEGGKVYFGTKDGALYAVDAESGEEAWRGTFEGELWDGRLGGGAGGPEVADGTVYFENDGYVSAFDADSGRVLWRKKQKTDEVSSLTAVDDTLLVHDSEGYLSALDARSGRSRWREPVDVDDDTDFGITGNTLFVEADGRLTAYRAAT from the coding sequence GTGGCGTCGGTACCGTTAACGACCGGGGATCCGGAGTGGGTCGGCCCGTACCGGCTGCTCGCCAGGCTGGGCCAGGGCGGCATGGGCCGCGTCTACCTGGGCCGCTCGTCCGGGGGACACGCGGTGGCGGTGAAGGTGGTGCGGGAGGCGCTGCTGCGGGACGAGGCGTCCAGGCGGCGCTTCGTGCGCGAGGTCGAGGCCGCACAGCGGGTGACCGGATTCTTCACCGCCGGTGTGGTCGACGCCGATCCGGCCGGGAACCCGGCCTGGCTGGCCACGGAGTACGTCCCCGGGCTGTCGCTCCAGGAGGCGGTGGCCCTGCACGGGGCGTGGGGGGAGCCGGCGGTGCGCGGCCTCGGCGCCGCGCTGGCCGAGGCGCTCGCCGCCGTGCACGCGGAGGACCTGGTGCACCGCGACCTGAAACCGTCGAACGTGCTGCTCGCGCCGGACGGCCCCAGAGTGATCGACTTCGGCATCTCGGCGGCGGCCGACGACACCGCGCTCACCGAGACCGGCATGGTGATCGGCACCCCCGGATTCATTCCTCCCGAACAGTTGCGCAACGAGCGCTCCGGACCCGCGGGTGACGTGTTCGCCCTGGGGGCGGTGCTGGCGTACGCGGCCACGGGCGCCGGCCCGTTCGGCGGCGGTGCGGCCCATGCGGTCAACTACCGGGTCGTGCACCAGGACCCGGATCTGAGGGGCCTGCCGCCCGCACTCGCGGAGGTGGTGGCCCGGTGCCTGGCGAAGGACCCGGGCCGGCGGCCCGCGGTGTCCTGGCTGCTGGACGCATTAGGTCATCCGGAACACGCCGCCGGCGAGGGGTCCGTCACGACGGACGGCTGGCTGCCCGGTCCGGTGGCCGACTCGGCCGCACGGCTCCAGGCCGAGGTGCCCACCGAGCCCGTGCCCCGGGCGGGGGACGGCACGCCGGACCTCCCGGACACCACCACCCGTCCGCCGCGCCGCCGCCTGCGGACGGCGCTCGCCGCGGCGGCCGTCCTGGCCGTCCTCGTGACCGGGGCCGTCGTGTGGCAGGTGGCCGCGGGCGACGAGCAGGACGACTCCCCGCCCGCCGCCCCCGAGAACATCGAAGAACTCTGGTCCCGGCCCCTGGACGAGGGACAGCGCATGATCACGGAGGCGGAGGGGGCGGTCTACCTCGCGAACAAGGACCGCCACGAGATCGCCGCCCTGTCCGCCGCCGACGGCTCCGAACTCTGGGCCCGCCGGGTCGCGATCTCCGACGTGTCGGGGGAGAGCGACTACGTGAGGGACACGGTGGGCACCGACATCGAGATCGAGGCGATCTCGGGCGGCCTGCTGTACTACGGGAGCGGCCAGCACTTGTACGCGCTGGACGCGGACGACGGCGATCCGCTCTGGAAGTACATGGACGACTCCTTTCACCCCTACCCGGTGGTCGTGGGCGACGCCGTCTACGCCCACATGAACGCCTTCTTCTACGTCCTCGACCCGCGCACGGGGAAGAAACTGTGGACGCACGGGTTCGACGGCCTGACGTCCGACGACTTCACCGTCGCCGGCGACACGTTCCTCACGCACGGAGAGAAGAGCGTGATCGCCGTCGACACCCGCACGCGCAAGGAGACCTGGACCTACGAGGCCGACAGCGAGGTGGAGACGGGACTCGTGGTGGAGGGCGGCAAGGTCTACTTCGGCACCAAGGACGGCGCCCTGTACGCCGTCGACGCCGAGTCGGGCGAGGAGGCGTGGCGCGGCACCTTCGAGGGGGAACTGTGGGACGGTCGGCTCGGTGGCGGAGCCGGCGGGCCCGAAGTCGCCGACGGGACCGTCTACTTCGAGAACGACGGCTATGTGTCGGCCTTCGACGCGGACTCCGGCCGGGTGCTGTGGCGCAAGAAGCAGAAGACCGACGAGGTGTCGTCCCTGACCGCCGTGGACGACACCCTGCTCGTCCACGACTCGGAGGGGTACCTGAGCGCGCTGGACGCCCGCAGCGGAAGGTCCCGGTGGCGGGAGCCGGTCGACGTGGACGACGACACGGACTTCGGGATCACCGGAAACACCCTGTTCGTGGAGGCGGACGGACGGCTGACCGCCTACCGGGCCGCGACCTGA
- a CDS encoding PQQ-binding-like beta-propeller repeat protein yields MPSTAGNVTSEEEPVQAFTPLETGDPVRVGPYRIVGRLGSGGMGRVYLARSPGGRVTAVKVVHDELAEAPSFRARFRREVAAARRVKGPFTAPLVDADMDADVPWLATAHVPGLSLGAAVAAHGAWPERSVRALGSGLAEALGAIHRADVVHRDLKPSNVLLVPDGPRVIDFGISVAADDTKLTTTGAVVGSPGYLPPEQLVGREVGPAGDVFALGALLVYAATGTGAFGGGPAYGITYRVVHEEPDLEGLPGGLADVVTRCLAKDPLRRPGVPELIEELGGWEGADGTRGTFTGATWLPAPVAAEIMALRADTLPEEAATVPADTDLPTVAATPTAVATARLGVAPPAPPADRFRQRRTAVVAAAGTVAVLAVVAGLLLPRAFSGPTGGGDDGKESSVGPSAVAKQLTVWEVWPSDEDLWKPVVVDGKVVGEGQDGLLHAVDADSGDTLWTYDDPTASSFEGVSDGLVVASSEKGTIHGIDPAGGKQVWSVDAEAHTAPGRTFHLYTRVVVADGTVYVNAMYDLPEGSERSGTYAVSAIDAATGRLKWTRTIEHILSNALAVVDGVVYVGVREADGSYFHAWDADTGDQLWKYQASASPVYAGQLTAITVSDGTVYFGDSRTVLHAVDARRGTKLWTYEPDDGGAEEWLEPLVVSDGVVYGGTGGATSDYGPGAVHAVAADSGRPLWSEHTEREPELHGLLDGSVLFSTKAGTLHTADARTGESPAETRLSPDDPDAAVVGDRVYFDGGDGRLHAGRISLTEK; encoded by the coding sequence ATGCCGTCCACAGCCGGGAACGTGACGAGCGAGGAGGAGCCGGTGCAGGCGTTCACACCACTGGAGACGGGTGACCCCGTGCGGGTCGGCCCGTACCGGATCGTCGGAAGGCTCGGTTCGGGCGGCATGGGCCGTGTGTACCTCGCTCGGTCGCCGGGCGGCCGGGTGACAGCGGTGAAGGTGGTGCACGACGAACTGGCCGAGGCCCCGTCCTTCCGCGCACGGTTCCGGCGGGAGGTGGCCGCCGCCCGTCGGGTGAAGGGCCCCTTCACCGCCCCCCTGGTCGACGCGGACATGGACGCGGACGTGCCCTGGCTGGCCACCGCCCACGTGCCCGGCCTCTCACTGGGAGCGGCGGTCGCCGCGCACGGTGCCTGGCCCGAACGGTCCGTACGGGCCCTGGGGTCCGGGCTGGCGGAGGCGCTGGGTGCGATCCACCGTGCCGACGTGGTGCACCGTGACCTCAAGCCGTCGAACGTGCTGCTGGTGCCGGACGGCCCCCGGGTCATCGACTTCGGGATCTCGGTGGCCGCCGACGACACCAAGCTGACGACCACGGGGGCCGTGGTCGGAAGCCCCGGCTACCTCCCGCCCGAGCAACTGGTCGGCCGCGAGGTGGGGCCCGCCGGTGATGTGTTCGCGCTGGGCGCCCTGCTGGTGTACGCGGCCACCGGGACCGGCGCGTTCGGAGGCGGGCCCGCGTACGGCATCACCTACCGCGTCGTCCACGAGGAACCCGATCTGGAGGGCTTGCCGGGCGGGCTCGCCGACGTGGTTACCCGGTGCCTGGCCAAGGACCCCCTCCGGCGGCCCGGAGTGCCCGAACTCATCGAGGAACTCGGCGGGTGGGAGGGGGCCGACGGGACCCGGGGCACGTTCACCGGAGCCACCTGGCTACCCGCGCCGGTCGCCGCCGAAATCATGGCGCTGCGCGCGGACACGCTGCCGGAAGAGGCCGCCACGGTCCCGGCGGACACGGACCTGCCCACGGTCGCCGCGACGCCGACCGCCGTCGCCACGGCGCGGCTGGGGGTGGCGCCGCCGGCTCCGCCCGCAGACAGGTTCCGGCAGCGGCGTACGGCGGTCGTCGCCGCGGCGGGCACCGTCGCCGTCCTGGCCGTCGTCGCCGGTCTGCTCCTGCCCCGGGCCTTCTCCGGCCCGACGGGCGGCGGGGACGATGGGAAGGAGAGCTCCGTCGGCCCCTCGGCCGTGGCGAAACAGCTGACGGTGTGGGAGGTGTGGCCGTCCGACGAGGACCTCTGGAAGCCGGTGGTCGTCGACGGCAAGGTGGTCGGCGAGGGGCAGGACGGCCTGTTGCACGCGGTGGACGCTGACAGCGGCGACACCCTGTGGACGTACGACGACCCGACAGCGTCGTCCTTCGAGGGCGTGAGCGACGGACTGGTGGTGGCCTCCAGCGAGAAGGGCACGATCCACGGCATCGATCCGGCTGGCGGCAAGCAGGTCTGGAGCGTGGACGCAGAGGCGCACACGGCGCCCGGAAGGACGTTCCACCTCTATACACGGGTCGTGGTGGCCGACGGGACCGTCTACGTGAACGCCATGTACGACCTGCCCGAGGGGTCCGAACGCTCGGGCACGTACGCCGTGTCTGCGATTGACGCCGCCACCGGGCGGCTGAAATGGACCCGAACGATCGAGCACATTCTGTCGAATGCGCTCGCGGTCGTGGACGGGGTCGTCTACGTCGGGGTACGGGAGGCCGACGGCTCCTACTTCCACGCCTGGGACGCGGACACGGGGGATCAGCTGTGGAAGTACCAGGCGAGCGCGAGCCCGGTCTACGCGGGCCAACTGACGGCGATCACTGTGTCGGACGGCACGGTCTACTTCGGCGACAGCCGCACTGTCCTCCACGCCGTCGACGCCCGGCGAGGCACGAAGCTGTGGACCTACGAACCGGACGACGGCGGCGCTGAGGAGTGGCTCGAGCCGCTCGTAGTCTCCGACGGCGTCGTCTACGGCGGGACCGGGGGCGCCACCAGTGACTATGGACCGGGAGCAGTGCACGCGGTTGCCGCCGACTCCGGCAGACCGCTCTGGAGCGAGCACACCGAACGCGAACCCGAGCTGCACGGTCTGCTGGACGGCTCGGTCCTCTTCAGCACCAAGGCCGGCACACTGCATACGGCGGATGCCCGTACCGGCGAGTCCCCGGCCGAGACGCGCCTGTCGCCCGACGACCCCGACGCGGCCGTCGTCGGCGACCGCGTGTACTTCGACGGCGGCGACGGACGCCTGCACGCGGGAAGGATCTCCCTCACCGAGAAGTGA